The proteins below come from a single Leptidea sinapis chromosome Z, ilLepSina1.1, whole genome shotgun sequence genomic window:
- the LOC126978445 gene encoding ADP,ATP carrier protein 1-like: MSKDEKKKEGGKDATSFMKDFLAGGISAAVSKTAMAPMERVKLILQVQHVSKQIKADQRYKGIVDAFIRIPKEQGIGSLWRGNLANVIRYFPTQALNFAFKDVYKGLFLEGVDKNTQFWKFFIGNLASGGAAGATSLCFVYPLDFARTRLAADVGKGAGQREFNGLIDCLMKTLKSDGPIGWYRGFVVSVQGIIIYRATYFGFYDTARGMLPDPKNTSIFVSWLIAQSVTTVAGIASYPLDTVRRRMMMQSGRPANERLYKNTLHCWAVILKTEGPGAFFKGAFSNVLRGTGGAFVLVLYDVIKKML; this comes from the exons ATGTCAAAAGATGAGAAAAAGAAAGAGGGGGGGAAAGATGCCACGAGTTTTATGAAGGATTTCCTGGCGGGCGGAATTTCCGCTGCGGTTTCAAAAACTGCTATGGCCCCGATGGAACGCGTTAAACTTATTTTACAAGTCCAGCACGTTTCTAAGCAAATAAAAGCAGACCAGCGGTATAAAG GTATTGTTGATGCATTTATTCGTATACCCAAGGAACAGGGTATTGGATCCTTATGGAGGGGGAATTTAGCAAATGTTATAAGATATTTTCCGACGCAGGCACTAAACTTTGCATTCAAAGATGTGTACAAGGGTTTATTCTTAGAGGGCGTGGATAAAAATACACAGTTTTGGAAGTTTTTCATTGGAAACTTAGCGTCTGGTGGCGCGGCCGGTGCGACTTCATTATGTTTCGTCTACCCATTGGATTTCGCACGAACAAG ATTAGCCGCAGACGTTGGAAAAGGCGCAgggcaaagagaatttaacggATTGATTGATTGTTTGATGAAAACTCTTAAGAGTGATGGTCCTATAGGCTGGTATAGAGGATTCGTAGTTTCTGTGCAGGGTATTATCATTTATCGCGCGACTTATTTCGGATTTTACGATACTGCAAGAGGAATGCTTCCGGATCCAAAGAACACGTCAATATTCGTATCATGGCTTATTGCTCAG TCTGTTACAACCGTGGCGGGAATAGCGTCTTATCCACTAGACACAGTCCGGCGACGAATGATGATGCAGTCAGGTCGCCCTGCCAATGAGCGTCTCTATAAAAACACATTGCACTGTTGGGCTGTTATACTTAAGACAGAGGGTCCAGGTGCTTTCTTCAAAGGAGCCTTCTCGAATGTCCTCCGAGGTACTGGCGGTGCATTCGTATTAGTACTTTATGATGTTATCAAGAAGATGCTCTAA